One Cryptomeria japonica chromosome 9, Sugi_1.0, whole genome shotgun sequence genomic window carries:
- the LOC131062779 gene encoding uncharacterized protein LOC131062779, translated as MSTDRISVVQLPKKRKMAQAQEDVGFPPALKPIVTERPACKPKLLLLGRQDSTESCRDDSEGESDISYVENCDGILEGSEEYMTPKSVEHQIPEILPCPPAPRKPRATASIKPLDFFHVSPCELNLLFNLSWPKRFSGQGKGLQSL; from the coding sequence ATGTCTACGGATCGAATCTCGGTAGTGCAATTGCCCAAGAAGAGAAAGATGGCCCAGGCACAAGAAGATGTGGGTTTTCCTCCTGCTTTGAAGCCCATTGTCACTGAACGTCCTGCTTGCAAGCCCAAATTGTTGTTACTCGGTAGACAGGATTCAACAGAGAGTTGCAGAGATGATAGTGAGGGTGAGTCTGACATAAGTTATGTTGAAAATTGTGATGGAATTCTGGAAGGCAGTGAAGAATACATGACACCCAAGTCTGTGGAGCATCAAATACCTGAAATTTTGCCATGCCCACCTGCTCCAAGGAAGCCCAGAGCAACAGCAAGTATAAAGCCTTTGGATTTTTTCCATGTCAGTCCTTGTGAGCTCAATTTGCTCTTCAATCTCTCTTGGCCAAAAAGGTTTTCAGGTCAGGGGAAAGGGTTACAGAgcctttga